Proteins encoded by one window of Culicoides brevitarsis isolate CSIRO-B50_1 chromosome 2, AGI_CSIRO_Cbre_v1, whole genome shotgun sequence:
- the LOC134829862 gene encoding eukaryotic translation initiation factor 3 subunit H, with the protein MHKNNDYYRKGRQQPQQENTGIKFVQCEGLAAMKIVKHCHEESLGNMEVAQGALLGLVVDNRLEITNCFPFPKNDETMDDEEYQISMMRRLRKVNVDHFHVGWYQSAEVGNFLSLPLLESQYHYQTSIEESVVVIYDTQKSARGFLTLKAYRLTPQAITMYKEGEFTPEALRTLKIGFENLFIEIPIVIENSALTNIMMLEMSEMIPEEHGTHFLDLGTASVLETHLRSVMDRVDELNQEASKFNKYQQACVRQEQEKHRMLAKLAQENSMRASKGEPTLPEDDITKQFRPLPVPPRLNPMIISGQINTYCQHISQFCSQSLAKLYMTQSLQTAKEGKQ; encoded by the exons ATGCATAAGAACAACGATTACTACCGCA AAGGCAGACAACAACCTCAACAAGAGAACACTGGTATCAAGTTTGTACAATGTGAAGGCTtg GCTGCAATGAAGATTGTAAAACACTGCCACGAAGAGTCTCTTGGAAATATGGAAGTAGCTCAAGGTGCACTCTTGGGCTTAGTGGTGGACAATAGATTAGAAATAACGAATTGCTTTCCATTTCCGAAAAATGACGAGACCATGGACGATGAAGAGTATCAAATATCAATGATGCGTAGGTTACGCAAAGTAAATGTGGACCACTTCCATGTCGGATGGTATCAAAGTGCAGAAGtaggaaattttctttcattaccTCTCCTAGAGTCGCAGTATCACTATCAAACAAGTATTGAAGAGTCAGTCGTTGTTATTTACGATACACAAAAATCAGCTCGTGGATTTTTGACACTAAAAGCGTACCGATTGACTCCGCAGGCAATTACAATGTACAAAGAAGGTGAATTTACTCCAGAAGCCTTGCGAACTCTCAAGAttggatttgaaaatttatttattgaaattccaaTTGTTATCGAGAATTCCGCATTAACTAACATCATGATGCTGGAAATGAGCGAGATGATTCCCGAGGAACACGGAACACACTTTTTGGATTTGGGAACCGCTTCTGTCTTAGAAACGCATCTTCGTAGCGTAATGGATCGTGTTGATGAACTAAATCAAGAAGCTTCAAAGTTCAACAAATATCAACAGGCTTGTGTGCGTCAGGAACAAGAAAAACATCGTATGTTGGCAAAATTGGCTCAAGAAAATTCCATGCGAGCTTCAAAGGGTGAGCCAACATTGCCCGAAGATGATATCACTAAACAGTTTCGGCCTTTGCCTGTTCCTCCTCGTTTGAATCCTATGATTATTTCGGGACAAATTAACACCTATTGCCAACATATTTCGCAATTCTGTTCCCAGTCATTGGCTAAACTCTACATGACTCAATCATTACAAACAGCTAAGGAAGGAAAACAGTAa
- the LOC134829863 gene encoding ubiquitin-conjugating enzyme E2-22 kDa, which yields MATNNMSIQRIKREFKEVLKSEEITQCSIKLDIINDNFTELRGEIAGPPDTPYEGGIFKLEIKVPETYPFNPPKVKFITKLWHPNISSVTGAICLDILKDNWAAAMTLRTVLLSLQALLAAAEPDDPQDAVVATQYKENYQMFESTAKHWTNVYAGGPHKLEEFDRKVQRLKDMGIGDYEARAALSRNNWNLERATEQLFS from the exons ATGGCCACAAACAACATGAGCATTCAGCGCATAAAACGCGAATTCAAGGAGGTTCTCAAAAGTGAGGAAATAACACAATGCTCAATAAAATTAGACATAATAAACGATAATTTTACTGAGTTAAGAGGAGAGATTGCAGGTCCACCTGATACGCCGTACGAAG gTGGAATATTCAAGTTGGAAATCAAGGTTCCCGAAACGTATCCCTTCAATCCTCCTAAAGtcaaatttatcacaaaacttTGGCATCCAAATATTTCGTCTGTTACTGGCGCGATTTGTTTagacattttaaaagataattgGGCAGCAG CGATGACTTTGCGAACAGTTTTGCTGTCCCTTCAAGCCTTATTGGCTGCCGCAGAGCCCGATGATCCACAAGATGCAGTCGTAGCAACACAGTACAAAGAAAACTATCAAATGTTTGAGTCAACAGCAAAACATTGGACTAATGTATATGCGGGTGGTCCACACAAACTAGAAGAGTTCGATCGAAAGGTTCAACGACTTAAGGATATGGGTATTGGAGACTATGAAGCAAGAGCAGCTCTTTCGCGCAATAACTGGAACTTGGAAAGGGCTACAGAACAATTATTTAGTTAG